The following nucleotide sequence is from Pseudomonas sp. RC10.
CGAATGGCGTAGGTCATCAGGCCGATGAAGATCACCGTCACCACCAGCAAACCGAGGTTGTTCAGCGCCGGGAACAGCACCAGCCCGACCATCGCCAGTGACGCCAGGGCCAACGCCACGATCAGCACCGAGATGTTCGAATACTTGTCGCCGAGCCAGCCACCACCGATGCCGCCCACCGGACGCATCCACAGTTTGATGGTGGTGATGGTGCCGGCCATAACGGCGGTCATGCCGCTGCCTTGCAGGTAATCCGAGAAGCTGTAGGTGGCCCAGAAGATGTGATAGCCGCAGAACACAATCGCCGTCACCAGCCACAGTTCCGGGATTTTGATCAGCGTGGCGAGGTCGCTGAACAGATTGTGTTTTTCTTCGTTTTCGGCGTTTTCAGCCGCGACTGATTTCGGGTCTTTCACCAGCACCAGCAGAAAACCCAGGCCGATGCAGATGAACGAATACAGGTACACCACATGACGGAAACCCTCCGCTGCCGTCTGCCCGCCCGTGCCGATGGCGTAAGCGAAAATGCCCAGCGCGACGGTGGCCAGCAATGCTTCGACCAACCCGCGACCGCCGTCCAGAATGCCGAAAAACCGGCCCTGCTCGGCGTGCTGCGCGATCATCTTCACCCGCTTGAGCACCGAGGCCCAAAAGGTCAAACCGGTGGTGAGCCCCCAGCAGCCGAAGATGATCATCAGGCCGGTCATCGACGGCACGGTCGAATACCACAGCCCCAACGCGCCGGTGGCGACCAGGGAAAAAAAGATCAGAAAGCGCGGCGCGATACGGTCCGCCAACCAGCCGCTGGGCAGGTAACTGAGCAGGAAAATCGTGCCCAGCATCGAATACAGATAGCCCAATTCACTGTGGCTGATCTGAAACACGTCGAGCATGGTGGTCTGGTAGACCTGACGCAGATAGAGAATCGGGTAGATCGCACCCGCGGCGAGCACCAGCAGCATCAGCTGGATATAACGGCTGGCCTTGTCGCTCTTGGCGACGGGCACGGCAGCGGACGACTGAACAGCGGCCGCAACAGAAGCAGGCTTCGACATTTTTCAAGACCTCAGCGCCCTCCGGATTCCGAGGCGCTTTTTATATTGTTGTTATGGGCGCAGAGGCGAGTTTCGAGCGGCGAGCTGCAAGTAAAAGCGGTACGCGGTGCGCTTTTGTCTTGTAGCTCGCAGCTCAGGACTTACCAATGCTTCAAAGCAGCACGCGATCTGCTTTTGTCTTGCAGCTTGGAGCTCGGCATCTGCCGCTGCTCCAAAGCAGCACGCGGTCTGCTTTTGTCTTGCAGCTTGCAGCTTGAAGCTCGCCGCTTGCCGCTAGAACTTGAGGACAACGAGCCGGGTCTGGGTGAATTCGAGCATGCCGTGCTTGCCGTCATCGCCCCCCAGCCCCGAGCGCTTCCAACCGGCGTGGAAACCCTGATACGGGTCGGCCGGGGTGCGATTGACGTACAGCTCCCCTGCTTCGATGGCGTTGGCAACTTTCATCGTGGTGCGGTAGTTCTCGGTGTACAGCACCGACGACAAGCCGAATTGATGGTCGTTGGCCATGACCAGCGCTTCGTCGATGTCGCGGTACTTGAGCACCGGGAGCACCGGGCCGAAGATTTCTTCCTGAACGATTTCCATGTCCTGACGGCAACTGCTGAGCAGCGTTGGCGGGTAGAAATGGCCTTTGCCAACGGGCAACACGCCGCCGGCCTCCAGCACTGCGCCTTCGCCGATGGCACGCTCGACCATGGCGTGAATGTTCTGCTGGGCACTGGCACTGACCAGCGGGCCCATGCGCGAAGCGTCTTCGGCACGATCACCAAAACCCACCGCACTGATCTTTGTTTTCAACAGACCAAGGAAACGCTCGTACACACCCTCGTGCACATACACCCGCTCCACCGCCGTGCAGAGTTGGCCGCAGTGGGTGGTCTTGGAGACAACGATATCGCTCGCGGCTTTTTCCAGATCAGCATCGGCCTCGATGATCGCAGGCGTCTTGCCGCCCAGCTCCAGCGACGGTTTGGCGATGTTTTCCTTGCAATAGTCCAGCACGATGCGCCCGGCGTTGACGCTGCCGGTCAGGGTGATCATGCCCACGGCTTTATGGGTGCAAACGTTCGCAGCGGTCTTGTGGTCCATGGTGAGGATGTTGATCACCCCGGCCGGAATGCCCGATTGCTGTACGGCCTTGGCGATTTCAAAGGCTGAAATCGGCGTGTTGTTGCTCGGACGAACCACCACGGTATTGCCCGCGATCAGCGCCGGGGCGATCTTGCGCAGCAGCGTATAGACCGGGTAGTTGAACGGAATCAGGCACGCCACGACGCCGATCGGCTGACGTTGCAGCAGAATATTTTCGTTGGGCGTGTCGCTGGGAATGATTTCGCCTTCGATACGGCGCGCCCACTCGGCATGGTAACGGGTGATTTGCGCAGCGTAGCGGGCTTCGTTGCTGGCGTCGGCGACGCTTTTGCCAGACTCGGCGGCCAGTGCCTGACCAATGTCTTCGGCGCAGGCTTCAAGGGCGTCGGCCAGGGAACGCAGATGATCACCGCGCTCGATGCTGGTCAAACCGCCCCAGACTTTCTGCGCCGCAGCGGCGGCGTTCACGGCCGCCACCGCTTCCTCGGCGGTTGCCGCCGGGACATGTCCAACCAACGCTTCGGTGGCCGGGTTGTAGACCGCAATCACCGCGTCATGGGCAGGCTCGGCAAACTGGCCGTTGACATAGTTTCGTTCGAGTCGCATGTGGGACGTCCACCGTTGTTTTTGTACGAATGACGAGCAGTCTTGTCATCGAACACGGTGGCGACAAACGATTTATTGATCCGACAAACATTCCAAAAACGCACGTTACTGTCCTACCCCATCGTTGCGTGGTCAGGGAATCGCTGTCAGGGCCGCCGTAGAGGGTTCGAGCTGACGCTGCGCCAGCCAGATTTCTTCCTGCAACCACTGGCTGAAGACCTGCAATTGCGGCAAATCCTGCTCCGGGCGGGTCACCAGCCAATACGATTGGTGGCCTTCGACGTGCACGTTCATCACTTGAGTCAGGTGTCCGGTGGCCAATTCAGGGGCAACCATGTGCCAGTCGGCGATGGTGATGCCCAGTCCGTCGACTGCCGCACGAATGGCCAGGTCGAGCAGGTCGAACTCGTACCCGCCCTGGGTATCGACGCCCTGGATGCGCGCGGCGTCGAGCCAGTGTTTCCAGGTCAGGTAGCGCTGGTCCTCGTTGGCCAGCACGTGCAGCAGCGTCAGGCGATTGAGGTCGATCCCCTCGTCGCTCGACTCCCGCGCATACAGCGACGGCGCGCAGACCGCGATGTGCCGCTCCTGAATCAGCAGTGAACTGTCCAGCCCGTCCCACTCGCCGTTGCCAAACCGGATCGCACAATCGAGGGTGCTGGTCTCGGCCAGGCTGTCCTGCAAACGGGTGCTGATGCTCAACTCCAATTCGGGATGCTGCTCGCGCAAGCGCCCCAGGCGCGGCATCAGCCAGCGATGGGTGAAGGTCGGCGGCGCGTTGATCCGCAGACGGTTGGAGTGGGACTTCTGCTGAAGGCTGCGCACGGTCATTTCGATTTTGTCGAAGGATTGATGCAGCGCCCGCAACAGCACCCGACCGGCGCTGGTGAGGTCGAGGTGGTGATGGCGACGCTCCAGCAGCGTCTCACCCAATTGCTCCTCAAGCTGCCGCACCTGGCGACTGACCGCGCTCTGGGTCACGTTCAACAGCTCGGCTGCGCGGGTAAAACTGCCGGTGCTGCCGGCCACTTCGAAGGCTTTCAGGGCATTGAGGCCGGGCATTTTGCGTTTCATGTGAAGCTCTCTAACCGCCACGGGGAAGGCGCGAAGCATCCCACGGTACGACAGGTTTCGACTACGGCCGTTGGAGAACTTTCTGGCAGTAACATGCATTTGTCGAAGGTTTGGCGGGACAAATAATCGTTTGTCGATTACGCCTCGGATCACAAAACTGCGCGCCATCTAATAAAAACAACCGAGACGTACCCATGCCTTCCTGCGCTTCCCTGCGGCTGTCTGCTTCGTGCCTCACCCTTCTCTGTGCCTGCTCCGCGCCTGCCATGGCCGTGCAAGTCACCGACCATTTCGACCTTGGCGGTGCCATCCGCGCGCGCTGGGATTACGACCCGGATCGGGACATCCAGAAATTCAATTTCGACACCGTGTTCCTCACCGCCAAATACACCTCTGACAGCTGGATCGGTGCCGCGAAATACCGCTTCTACGGACACTACTACCCCTATAAATACACCCAACACGTGGGCGATGTTTCGTTCCCCGAGTACGCGTGGGTCGGCTATAAATTCAACCCGGATCAACAGATTCAAGTGGGCCTGAACCAGATCCCGTTCGGCTTGCAGCCTTACTTCGGCAGCACCTTCTTCGAGACCCTCGGCAACGTGGTCGGCCTGGAAGACGTCGAGGAAATGGGCGCCAAATACATTCAGCAAACCGGCGACTGGAACATTCAGGCGGGCTATTACCTGCGTCCGGCGTGGCAAGGCAAAGGCACCAGCAAAGGCCGTACGTATTCCAGTGTGGTGTCGCAAGCGGACAGTTACGTCGCCAACGGCAGTGACAACCAGGAGCGCAATACCGTCGTGCTGCGAGTGGCCAGGGCGCTCGACCTCGGGCCATGGAAATCCGAAGTCGGCGTCTCGGGCCTGGCCTCTTCGCTGGAAAACAACGACACCGACCGCGATGGCCGACGCAACGCCGTCGCCGTTCACTACATCGGTAAAAACGGCCCGTGGGGCGTGCAATTGCAAGCCGCCCGCCAACAGATGTCGCCGCGCAACCCCGGCACCGACGAACTGGTCACCTTCGGCGGTTACGACGGCACCTACAACGTCGCCAGCCGCGCCAACCTGTACGTTGCCGACCTGAGCTACGACGTCGGCGGCAAATACCTGTTCGACCAGATCAGCGGCATCAAGCTCTACGCCAACTACAGCGCCTACCAGAAATCCGCCGCCGGCTTCGACGACTCCCAGCGCGTGATCCTCGGCTCCTCGTTCTCGGTCAGCAAACTGTGGGTCGCCACCGAATGGCTGATCGGCAAGAACGACCCCTACATCGGCGGCAGCGATTACAGCCAGAGCCTTGGTGCGGGGGGGAGCAATCAGTGGGAGAACCAGTTGTATGTGAATGTGGGGTATTACTTCTAAGTGTGGACGCGCTACGCCCGCCCAACCCCCTCGAACGCCACATCCACCATCAACCCCGGATCGAGACTGCGAATCCGCTGCTCGATGTGGTAAGCCCCTGCCTCGGCATAGCGCAGGTACACGCGGCCGCAGGTCACGCATTCGCAAACCTTGCAGCGGTTGTAGGGAAAGAATTGTGGGGCGATGGGGGCGTCGGGTGACCAATAGGAGGTGTTGGCGGGGTGGTATTCGACGAGCGTGAGGTCTTCTTCCTCGGCGGCGATCAGGGAGCCGACTTCCCGCAGTTGGCTTTCTTTGAGCGAGACGGGAAGCCCTTCCCAGCCCGCGAAGGATTTGGACTGGCACGTGCAAGGCTGGTTCATGGCGTGGGAGCGTTGGGCGAAACGCATGAGTTCGGCGTAGGCGAGAGGTGTGAACATGAGCGGCAGACTCTTGGCAGATGAGGTCTTTCGAGGCGTGTCACATTGTGCAATGCCGACAGCCCCGTGCCTACTGCCCCTGCAACGAACGTGTGCGGTCAGCGAACGACGCGCCGGGTGAGCTGACCGCCCGGAATCGGGTAGGACACGTACAGCCCGGATTCGACCTGATCCCTGGACGCTTGCGCCAGGCCCCGGACCTTATTTGACGCAGTCATCAACCGCTGACGATCTAGCCGGCCATTCTGTACCGCATCGACGATGGCCTGAGCGATGTCGTCCAGCCCCGATTCGCTGGACACCAGCAAAAGATGCGCGCCCGCTTCCAACGCTGTGACGGCCGTGTCGGTGATGCTGTTGTCGCGCAGGATGGACACGGCGTCCAGGTCGTCTGAAATGATCAGGCCATCGAACCCTAATTCCTCGCTCAACAGCCCAATGACCTTGCGCGATGTGCTGGCGGAGTGCTGCGGGTCGAGTGCGGGAAACACCGCCGGACCGGGCATGATCGCTTTCACGCCGGCCGCGATCACTTGGCGGAACACGTCCAGCCCCTCGTTCAGCGCTTCAAGGTTGTCCGGTACGAAGGCCCTGGCCACAGCAGGGTCGTCCAGGGTTTCATAGTGACCGGGGAAGTGCTTGGCCGTGGCGATCACCCCTGCCCGCTGCACACCCCGGATGAACGCGCAGGAAATACGCGCGACTTGGACGGCGTCCGGCCCCAAATGGCGGTTGTGCAACCAAGGGTTGTTGCCGGTGACCACATCGACGATCGGGGCCAGGAACATATTGACCCCCATGGCCCGCGCCGAACTTGCCATCTCATAGCTGCGCGCCTCGATGTCTTCGCTGCTGAGCGTCTTGAGTTCGTTTGCCGACGGCATACCGGGCACCAGCCGATGCAACCGTTGTATGCCTCCAAGCTCCTGATCAACGGCGACCAATACCGGGCCACCTGCACAGTCCGCGGCATGCTCGACGATACGGGAGAAATCCGCCTGGGCTTCAGCACGACGACGCTCGAAGGTCATCTTGCGTGCGAGGTATTCGTCACGGGTTTCGCCCAACAAAATGGAAACGCCGCCGTTTTTCAGGAAACGACGCACACCCTCATCAAGCGTGAGTCCGCTGAAAGCCGGTAGCAAGACGGAATAGGCTGCTCGGTGCAGTTCGGTCATCATGCTCGTTCTCATCAATAAATATGAGCATTAATGCTCGTTGTCGCTCACTTTATGCTCATTAAAGGCATTGTCAAGCCGGACAGCCTTCAAACCGAGCGCTCACCTCTCACCTGAGTGAGCACTGAAGTGACCATCCGTCCTGCGACTCTTTGTGATGTGCACGTTTCATGACCGCTGGAAACGCTTCTGTTGCCTACCTATCCGCTGCCCAGATCAAGGGCGCGGGGAATATTTACGGGACGCTCTTTTCATTTAGCCGTTTGCTCGTCAACATACGCGGCAACTGATGAAGGGGGCGCTAAACGCTTCAATGAGAATCGATACCGTTCCCCAACTTCTCTCTTTCAAGTCGAGATAAAACAAACACGTGCGAACCCACTTAAAGATCGAAAAATGATATCGGATTGATATTAATTCTCGGCAGTGGCTTCACGTGATCTCACGCTTAGTTTCAGGATGAACTCGATGCGTCATTTACTGCTGACGGCTACGCTGGCCGTGTCGCTTTATGGCTGTGGTTCCACGCCGAACAATCCATCTGTCGATCTGGAAACCACCAAGGCCCCGGCGGACTACGCGCAATGCGTGTTCCCCAAGTGGCAGAAAATCAAACCCGAAACGACGATGACCGAAGGCAAGAACCACTTTAAGTTGCTGGTCTCCAGCAAAGTGTCTCAAGACGACATTCTCGAAGTGTTCAAAGGCAACCCCAACACCCGCGTGTTCTTCTATCAACGGGCACCCCTCTCTGCCGCGTTCGGTCGCAGCGCGCTGGAAAAAGCCGCTCGGGAATGTTTGTGAGTCCAGCCTGACCCTCCAATGGCGCGAATGGCCGACGGTGCAATCAGGCTGAACTTTCGTTTTTGCAATTCCCTCTGAGAACCGACACGTCCGATTTATCGGGCACGGTATCCACTGGGAGGCATCACCACCATGAGCACCACACTGAACGGCAAGAAAGTCCTGATCATCACCGCCAACACCGGGATCGAGCGCGACGAGTTGCTCAAACCGCTGGAGGCGTTGAAAGGCATGGGGGCAACTGTGACTCACGCGACCATCAAGGGCGGCGCCGCCCAGACGTTCCTGCACGACACCGAGAAAGACACCAGCGTCACCTCGGACGCCCGCCTG
It contains:
- a CDS encoding LysR substrate-binding domain-containing protein, with product MKRKMPGLNALKAFEVAGSTGSFTRAAELLNVTQSAVSRQVRQLEEQLGETLLERRHHHLDLTSAGRVLLRALHQSFDKIEMTVRSLQQKSHSNRLRINAPPTFTHRWLMPRLGRLREQHPELELSISTRLQDSLAETSTLDCAIRFGNGEWDGLDSSLLIQERHIAVCAPSLYARESSDEGIDLNRLTLLHVLANEDQRYLTWKHWLDAARIQGVDTQGGYEFDLLDLAIRAAVDGLGITIADWHMVAPELATGHLTQVMNVHVEGHQSYWLVTRPEQDLPQLQVFSQWLQEEIWLAQRQLEPSTAALTAIP
- a CDS encoding glycoside hydrolase family 3 N-terminal domain-containing protein, encoding MMTELHRAAYSVLLPAFSGLTLDEGVRRFLKNGGVSILLGETRDEYLARKMTFERRRAEAQADFSRIVEHAADCAGGPVLVAVDQELGGIQRLHRLVPGMPSANELKTLSSEDIEARSYEMASSARAMGVNMFLAPIVDVVTGNNPWLHNRHLGPDAVQVARISCAFIRGVQRAGVIATAKHFPGHYETLDDPAVARAFVPDNLEALNEGLDVFRQVIAAGVKAIMPGPAVFPALDPQHSASTSRKVIGLLSEELGFDGLIISDDLDAVSILRDNSITDTAVTALEAGAHLLLVSSESGLDDIAQAIVDAVQNGRLDRQRLMTASNKVRGLAQASRDQVESGLYVSYPIPGGQLTRRVVR
- the aldA gene encoding aldehyde dehydrogenase, whose amino-acid sequence is MRLERNYVNGQFAEPAHDAVIAVYNPATEALVGHVPAATAEEAVAAVNAAAAAQKVWGGLTSIERGDHLRSLADALEACAEDIGQALAAESGKSVADASNEARYAAQITRYHAEWARRIEGEIIPSDTPNENILLQRQPIGVVACLIPFNYPVYTLLRKIAPALIAGNTVVVRPSNNTPISAFEIAKAVQQSGIPAGVINILTMDHKTAANVCTHKAVGMITLTGSVNAGRIVLDYCKENIAKPSLELGGKTPAIIEADADLEKAASDIVVSKTTHCGQLCTAVERVYVHEGVYERFLGLLKTKISAVGFGDRAEDASRMGPLVSASAQQNIHAMVERAIGEGAVLEAGGVLPVGKGHFYPPTLLSSCRQDMEIVQEEIFGPVLPVLKYRDIDEALVMANDHQFGLSSVLYTENYRTTMKVANAIEAGELYVNRTPADPYQGFHAGWKRSGLGGDDGKHGMLEFTQTRLVVLKF
- a CDS encoding MFS transporter; this encodes MSKPASVAAAVQSSAAVPVAKSDKASRYIQLMLLVLAAGAIYPILYLRQVYQTTMLDVFQISHSELGYLYSMLGTIFLLSYLPSGWLADRIAPRFLIFFSLVATGALGLWYSTVPSMTGLMIIFGCWGLTTGLTFWASVLKRVKMIAQHAEQGRFFGILDGGRGLVEALLATVALGIFAYAIGTGGQTAAEGFRHVVYLYSFICIGLGFLLVLVKDPKSVAAENAENEEKHNLFSDLATLIKIPELWLVTAIVFCGYHIFWATYSFSDYLQGSGMTAVMAGTITTIKLWMRPVGGIGGGWLGDKYSNISVLIVALALASLAMVGLVLFPALNNLGLLVVTVIFIGLMTYAIRGLYWAILDTCNIPLRITGLAIGIVSVVGYLPDTFIPLINGYLTDQFPGALGYKLYFSYIAFIGLIGTLTALALRARVKRKTFNAHGA